One window of Methanogenium organophilum genomic DNA carries:
- a CDS encoding helicase-related protein: MNFSAGDIVSIRNRLWRVNSSEENILEATRIDSGENETHRFYLPFETVTAAHIDPPSNTRFGDAATNRLLIQAFRYSMVHGSAPLMSLQKSCVIPTNYQLVPVVMGLNMSTRVRMLIADDVGLGKTIEAGLLASELMSRNLASRILIICPRNLREQWQEALQYFFQIHADIISSVHLRSLERRLPPGANPWEHYKCLITSIDYIKSERVSRLALSVPWDLVIVDEAHLGAKPHQSSEKQSVSMERYNLVREVAKNANHLLFLTATPHNGYTDTYASLLDMLDCGIVSGPVSDPVINREIALHHVCQRRRKDVDDWFAQSDEANPFPQRVQKEVLVDLAYIEERETIHHLEEYGSSLIDLAREDDRSNVRTMAQWVVMHLHKRALSSPAALRKSLQNRLKRIEEKLSDKDESVSQGLTPDQAKATALDEETRGEISDEEASERTDTVVYGSLSALENERVTVEDLYTLAKKVTPAKDSKLRELTRAGGPLDSAMKGHNGPKKVIIFTRYKDTLDYLEKEIPKRMKGRLTSEQIVVIYGDMNEGQRKDQLERFAELKAGVLIATDCISEGINLQHMANQVIHYELPWNPNRLEQRNGRIDRYGQKAPVVHIRTLVMADTLDGTILRVLVEKAEKIRTDYGFAPPFFGDDANVVSLIQEMGIRVDLPAAQKTLFDSFEEEMTTPELPEHNPFDAETIERIRQESFYGQTEIDLSQVRARLIETEAAIGTKNDFEEFVRNGLSRFRCEIGQNHDRQETIHIALSDMLKVPGVEDIIAKATFDEQIALQETGIEQLNVGHPVVRRLIEQVKDSVFDPTSESYGRSCIITTPDISRVTALYHFLVRFTVGTQRPEVIEEIVPVACDLIDRSFFPEDQVKELMYVKPVGTQRKPQELIRHLSMALSDELYRQAFEDTVAARIATIRTERAALKEELTASGVAGEWLTGIDSVSCASHDLISLRLLEPARGAGVSR, from the coding sequence ATGAATTTTTCTGCAGGAGATATTGTATCGATACGAAACCGTCTATGGCGCGTCAATTCGAGTGAGGAAAATATCCTTGAGGCTACCCGGATAGACTCGGGAGAAAATGAAACCCATCGGTTTTACCTCCCGTTTGAGACTGTCACAGCCGCACATATAGACCCCCCCTCAAATACCAGATTTGGCGATGCTGCCACAAACAGGCTCCTTATACAGGCGTTCCGGTACTCCATGGTTCATGGTTCAGCCCCCCTGATGAGCCTGCAGAAAAGCTGTGTGATTCCTACCAATTATCAGCTGGTTCCGGTGGTCATGGGCCTGAATATGAGCACACGGGTGCGCATGCTCATTGCTGATGATGTTGGTTTGGGGAAGACCATTGAGGCAGGGCTCCTTGCCTCTGAGTTGATGTCACGCAATCTGGCCTCCCGGATCCTCATCATCTGTCCCCGGAACCTTCGTGAACAATGGCAGGAAGCACTCCAATATTTCTTCCAGATACATGCCGATATTATCTCCTCAGTTCACCTCCGGTCCCTGGAAAGACGCCTCCCACCCGGTGCCAATCCCTGGGAGCATTATAAGTGCCTGATCACGTCCATTGATTATATTAAATCCGAGCGTGTCAGCCGTCTGGCCCTCAGTGTGCCATGGGACCTCGTGATTGTTGATGAGGCACATCTCGGTGCAAAACCACACCAGTCATCTGAGAAACAGAGTGTGTCAATGGAACGGTACAACCTGGTTCGTGAGGTAGCAAAAAATGCCAACCATCTTCTGTTCCTGACTGCGACCCCCCATAACGGGTATACCGACACATACGCCAGCCTTCTTGACATGCTGGACTGCGGCATTGTGTCAGGTCCTGTGAGTGACCCGGTCATCAACCGGGAAATTGCACTTCATCATGTATGCCAGCGGAGGCGAAAGGATGTGGATGACTGGTTCGCACAGAGTGATGAGGCAAATCCATTCCCCCAGCGGGTACAAAAAGAGGTGCTCGTTGATCTTGCTTATATTGAAGAGCGGGAAACGATCCATCACCTGGAGGAATATGGGTCAAGCCTGATCGATCTTGCCCGGGAGGATGACCGTTCCAATGTCCGGACGATGGCACAGTGGGTCGTGATGCACCTGCATAAGCGGGCCTTATCTTCACCTGCTGCTTTGAGGAAATCGCTACAAAACCGGTTAAAACGCATTGAGGAAAAATTATCAGATAAGGATGAGAGCGTATCTCAGGGACTCACTCCGGATCAGGCAAAAGCCACAGCACTTGATGAGGAGACACGGGGTGAGATATCTGATGAAGAGGCATCCGAACGGACAGATACGGTCGTCTATGGGTCTCTCTCTGCACTCGAGAATGAACGGGTAACGGTAGAGGACCTCTATACCCTTGCAAAGAAGGTGACCCCTGCAAAGGACAGCAAACTCCGGGAACTGACACGTGCAGGTGGCCCCCTTGATAGTGCAATGAAAGGACATAATGGTCCAAAGAAGGTCATCATATTTACCCGGTACAAAGACACACTCGACTACCTGGAAAAGGAGATCCCCAAACGTATGAAGGGCCGTCTCACGTCTGAACAGATCGTTGTAATTTATGGGGATATGAACGAAGGGCAGCGCAAAGATCAGCTTGAACGATTTGCGGAGCTCAAAGCAGGTGTCCTGATTGCAACCGATTGTATCAGTGAGGGTATCAACCTGCAGCACATGGCAAATCAGGTCATCCATTACGAACTGCCATGGAACCCCAACCGTCTGGAACAGAGAAATGGCCGTATTGACCGGTATGGGCAAAAGGCCCCGGTAGTCCATATCAGAACCCTTGTCATGGCCGACACCCTGGACGGAACAATACTGCGGGTACTTGTGGAAAAGGCGGAAAAAATCCGTACCGACTATGGGTTTGCCCCACCCTTCTTCGGCGACGATGCCAATGTGGTCAGTCTGATTCAGGAGATGGGCATTCGGGTTGACCTTCCCGCTGCACAGAAAACACTCTTTGATTCATTTGAAGAGGAGATGACAACTCCGGAATTGCCCGAACACAATCCGTTTGACGCGGAAACTATCGAACGTATACGTCAGGAAAGTTTCTACGGGCAGACCGAGATCGATCTGTCCCAGGTACGGGCCAGACTGATTGAAACGGAGGCTGCTATCGGGACAAAGAATGATTTTGAAGAATTTGTCCGGAATGGATTATCACGGTTTAGATGTGAAATCGGTCAGAATCATGACCGCCAGGAAACCATTCACATCGCCCTCTCAGATATGCTCAAAGTTCCCGGCGTTGAGGATATTATTGCGAAAGCGACGTTTGATGAACAAATTGCGCTTCAGGAGACAGGGATTGAACAGCTGAATGTCGGACACCCGGTTGTCCGGCGTCTTATTGAACAGGTAAAGGATTCAGTATTTGATCCAACGAGTGAGAGCTACGGGAGAAGCTGTATCATTACTACCCCTGACATATCCCGGGTAACTGCGCTGTATCATTTTCTGGTGCGCTTTACAGTCGGGACCCAACGGCCGGAAGTGATTGAGGAGATTGTACCGGTGGCCTGTGACCTTATTGATCGGTCATTCTTCCCGGAAGATCAGGTCAAGGAGTTAATGTACGTGAAACCCGTTGGCACGCAACGAAAACCACAGGAACTCATACGCCACCTCTCCATGGCACTGTCTGATGAGCTCTACCGGCAGGCATTTGAAGATACCGTTGCTGCGAGAATTGCTACTATCCGTACGGAGCGGGCGGCACTCAAAGAGGAACTTACTGCCTCCGGTGTTGCAGGTGAATGGCTTACGGGTATTGACTCGGTATCCTGCGCCTCCCATGACCTCATTTCACTACGACTGCTGGAACCGGCACGCGGTGCGGGGGTGAGCAGATGA
- a CDS encoding helix-turn-helix transcriptional regulator, whose product MMPFGTFTQEAQLFLSNLKEKEHQILLMLNEGRYQAEIAEKLHIDKAQVSRFIRDLKRLGLVEEDVTVYEHKGKTYTCSRRPTLTNKIKYYNLSPYLQEYIASLSSKNKTDTLLYDVHHINLYYPVTKQPDCLYLKEIPPDPQVEFIKKWHPNGCTFYRFQVTVITGVMISIIYRGSSISASRLRGSRLIRASNQTELMKIWKKDVEAGVRIFIQYQKIHGKKISVGTPEDRGEPHYAFFTKYGKMTVGLPKKTITDDIYIDNSPSERNPDLSEIETENSEVADQIDRGIKCALRMPEIIDRIQQLEKEIKKLNQVVHG is encoded by the coding sequence ATGATGCCGTTTGGAACATTCACACAGGAGGCTCAATTATTCCTTTCCAATTTGAAGGAAAAGGAACATCAAATCCTCCTGATGTTAAATGAGGGGCGGTATCAGGCTGAGATTGCTGAAAAACTTCATATCGATAAAGCACAGGTATCACGGTTTATACGTGATTTGAAAAGACTGGGTCTGGTTGAAGAGGACGTAACTGTATATGAACACAAAGGAAAAACATATACCTGTTCGAGACGGCCCACATTGACGAACAAAATCAAATACTATAATCTGTCCCCCTATTTGCAAGAGTATATTGCCTCCCTTTCGTCTAAAAATAAGACAGATACACTACTCTATGACGTGCACCATATCAACCTCTATTATCCTGTAACGAAACAACCGGATTGTTTGTACCTCAAAGAAATTCCACCGGACCCCCAGGTTGAATTCATAAAAAAATGGCATCCGAACGGTTGTACATTTTATCGATTTCAGGTGACTGTTATCACAGGAGTTATGATCAGCATTATCTATCGTGGTTCATCCATCTCAGCAAGCCGATTGCGAGGTTCGCGGTTGATTCGCGCTTCAAATCAAACAGAACTTATGAAGATCTGGAAGAAGGATGTAGAAGCGGGTGTCCGCATTTTCATCCAATATCAGAAGATACACGGTAAAAAAATATCTGTTGGAACGCCCGAAGATCGTGGTGAACCACATTATGCCTTTTTCACAAAATATGGGAAAATGACTGTTGGTTTGCCCAAAAAAACCATAACCGATGACATATACATTGACAATTCCCCTTCGGAAAGAAACCCGGACTTGTCTGAAATTGAGACTGAAAATTCTGAAGTGGCTGACCAGATCGATCGTGGAATTAAATGCGCTTTGAGAATGCCGGAAATTATCGATCGGATACAGCAGTTAGAAAAGGAAATAAAGAAACTCAATCAAGTGGTTCACGGGTAA
- a CDS encoding PAS domain-containing protein, producing MKENHEGLAKILEILKQNPRGMSVTQITEKIGMNRITVGHYLEILRTSGEVDMETYGQSKVYFISQRMPISALMNLSSDYVIVLSNDLNIIQINNNAISLLQHRKEDIINKNIHDILDFLNTEIDLQQKIDQALDGEEVAEEIRILKDSEELFFKMKIIPTVFTNGAPGITIILEDITEYRKSIQALSESEQKFRELLKNISELLVKIEHIAELNDQIRNPLQVIIGIADLEDVEIANQIKEQAQEIDAIIRQLNIGNIEAENIRNFFKKYAETAEEDENQ from the coding sequence ATGAAAGAGAATCATGAAGGACTGGCAAAGATTCTTGAAATTTTGAAACAGAATCCACGGGGAATGTCAGTCACGCAGATTACAGAAAAAATTGGGATGAACAGGATTACTGTCGGACATTACCTTGAGATACTCCGAACATCAGGGGAAGTCGACATGGAAACCTACGGGCAATCCAAAGTTTACTTCATCTCACAGAGAATGCCAATATCTGCATTGATGAATCTCTCTTCCGATTATGTAATTGTCCTGAGCAATGACCTGAATATTATACAGATAAACAACAACGCCATCTCACTTCTTCAACACAGAAAAGAGGACATTATCAATAAAAATATTCACGATATCCTTGATTTCCTGAATACCGAGATCGATTTACAACAAAAAATCGATCAGGCTCTGGATGGAGAAGAGGTGGCTGAAGAGATTAGGATTCTGAAAGATAGCGAAGAACTCTTCTTTAAAATGAAAATAATTCCAACAGTATTCACAAATGGTGCCCCGGGAATTACCATTATTCTGGAAGATATTACAGAATACCGGAAGTCAATTCAGGCTCTCAGTGAGAGTGAGCAAAAATTCAGGGAACTGCTCAAAAACATCAGTGAATTACTGGTAAAAATTGAACATATTGCTGAACTAAATGACCAGATTAGAAACCCGTTGCAGGTAATTATTGGTATTGCTGATCTCGAAGATGTTGAGATCGCAAATCAGATAAAAGAACAAGCTCAGGAGATCGACGCAATCATCCGACAACTCAATATCGGAAATATTGAGGCAGAAAATATCCGGAATTTCTTCAAGAAATATGCAGAAACAGCAGAGGAAGATGAAAATCAGTAA
- a CDS encoding AlbA family DNA-binding domain-containing protein, whose amino-acid sequence MKDDHYSYCTTSGGLITSHFLELLKGETTGFDYARPETFSEPWREEDPVDSKEFDRRVEKAWKDLRDRYDELFSEFATLDEKALMTKWIRPLFRNLGFELTHTSKKIEISDKIRFSFSHRGWYDKPGLPKAPVVHIVPYGTDLDVRPEPRHPGPHDALQDYLNLHDDLWAMVTNGQTIRILRDFHHTTVKGYIEFDLEGIFLTRSYPDFLALYRFCHASRFAPKDGTDTLYLEEYYEHSRQAGEKVGDRLRENVVHAIETFGNGFLDHKLLHILKDDDQKVQDYYEDILRVIYRIIFLLYAEQRGMLGGMGEAKGLFLDEYSITALRERCVLGAAPDDRHTDFWEGLKITFRMIEKGVPEMGIYPFNGMLFDLTKDRILPEHQCTNAALLQAIRYLTWTEPETGRGHHNHAKAGPQRISYADLSVEEIGAIYESLLDYTPRIITEPDIIEGRTYAANSFFLDPRGSDRKSTGSYYTNPSLVQELIKSALVPVIARKLREAGPTSGEKERALLSIKVCDPACGSGAFLIAASNKLGFELAKVRTGSSLPELDTMQEARRDVLTHCIYGVDLNPMAVELAKVSLWINALVRDKPLNFLDHHVRCGNSLIGATPELMAEGIPDVAFTPISGDVKTVATELKKANKEQRKNQTLAQWTYPASGGGVPAQEFAHLSEYGEDDPEAVGKKKTAYCDLVLSDTYLHELFVADLWTAAFFWPLTPDTAHTVPTTGDLSLVRQQGKDSMPADVQAQIHRLRKEHRFFHWHLEFPDVFSENNGGFDCILGNPPWEVVNLNEKEFFAYRDPVIAESPGAKRKKLIAELVKTNPKLHEEYIHALRHDQLSTKFIRNSGRFPLTARGKTNTYSIFTELARCRIAPLGMAGIIVPTGIATDATTAKFFGDLVDTRGLVSLYDFENRKKIFPIDSRMKFCLITMAGSDVQPASFDLAFFLHTFDDLENKERKFTLTPEEIALINPNTKNCPIFRSKRDAEITKAIYERVPVLIDETKGDTGNPWGVSFKQGLFNMTSDSHLFRTRKEMEDAGFVLEGNRFVKRDEVWLPLYEAKMFHQYDHRFGTFDGFSSRPMTQIHSLDENNYQNTKSLALSWYWVPALEVDRRFDSKTKWIIAFRSVARATDIRSGLFCHLPKVGVGHTAYLMLLDKKIEILQLYSNINSFAFDFNCRNKLGAINLGYFILKQLPVLPPTTYTTYLTTIIAPSVIELTYTAWDLKPFAEDVLAEIGVEQWNNWFPDNLIGPDGVPQPFVWDEERRFSLRCDLDALYFHLYGIPREDVDYIMETFPIVKRKDDAAYGTYRTKDVILERFDELEKEMVRYYDKEEGRFVVRMNADMDATLGPEAETDVVQGVPAFVFKGESECVEWKTSAFWSEIIPKEQLQKNNTPEVKQHNTRASHYIIAKAIAGFMNTKGGYLVIGLREAKDGISHEYCGIEGDYPKCPDKNPDGFIRALQEKILKKYFPNSVLLRSTEFLTYRIVEKDGAHLCVVVVRPYDEPVFIEAKGKEAFYVRLNGMTKEISKYSEIMGYCGKHFVGNKLDSCLNNTQ is encoded by the coding sequence ATGAAGGATGATCATTATTCCTATTGCACCACGTCCGGTGGCCTCATCACCTCGCATTTCCTTGAGCTTTTAAAGGGGGAAACAACAGGCTTTGACTATGCCCGGCCCGAGACATTTTCCGAACCATGGCGGGAGGAAGATCCTGTTGACTCAAAGGAATTTGACCGCCGGGTCGAGAAGGCATGGAAGGACCTGCGGGACCGTTATGATGAACTCTTCTCTGAATTTGCCACGCTGGACGAGAAAGCGCTGATGACGAAATGGATCCGGCCGCTTTTCCGGAATCTCGGGTTTGAACTGACCCACACTTCAAAAAAGATTGAGATCAGCGACAAGATTCGGTTTTCCTTCTCGCATCGTGGCTGGTATGATAAGCCAGGCCTTCCCAAGGCACCGGTGGTGCACATCGTGCCCTATGGAACCGATCTGGATGTGCGGCCTGAGCCCCGTCATCCCGGCCCCCATGATGCTCTGCAGGATTACCTGAACCTGCATGATGATCTCTGGGCAATGGTTACCAATGGACAGACCATCCGGATATTACGTGATTTCCATCATACCACGGTAAAAGGGTATATTGAATTTGACCTTGAGGGAATTTTCCTCACCCGGAGTTATCCTGATTTTCTGGCCCTGTACCGTTTTTGCCATGCCAGCCGGTTTGCACCAAAAGACGGGACCGACACCCTGTATCTTGAGGAATATTATGAGCATTCACGACAGGCCGGCGAGAAGGTTGGTGACCGGCTCCGTGAGAATGTTGTGCATGCGATTGAGACCTTTGGAAACGGATTTCTGGACCATAAACTGCTGCACATTCTCAAAGATGATGACCAGAAAGTGCAGGATTATTATGAAGATATTCTCCGGGTGATATACCGGATCATCTTCCTGCTCTATGCCGAGCAGAGAGGTATGCTGGGTGGCATGGGAGAGGCAAAGGGCCTCTTCCTTGATGAATATAGTATCACTGCACTGCGGGAACGCTGTGTGCTGGGAGCAGCCCCTGACGACCGTCACACGGACTTCTGGGAGGGGCTGAAGATTACCTTCAGGATGATCGAGAAAGGTGTTCCTGAGATGGGGATATACCCGTTTAACGGGATGCTGTTTGACCTGACCAAGGACCGCATCCTGCCTGAGCATCAGTGTACAAATGCCGCACTCCTGCAGGCCATCCGGTACCTGACATGGACGGAACCGGAGACCGGACGGGGGCACCATAACCATGCAAAGGCCGGCCCGCAGCGTATCAGTTATGCTGACCTCTCGGTTGAGGAGATCGGTGCTATCTATGAAAGTCTTCTTGATTACACCCCCCGCATCATCACAGAACCGGATATTATTGAAGGCCGCACCTATGCAGCAAATTCATTCTTCCTCGACCCACGCGGGTCTGACCGGAAGTCCACCGGATCCTACTATACCAACCCCTCCCTTGTTCAGGAGCTGATCAAAAGTGCACTAGTGCCCGTCATTGCCAGAAAACTGCGTGAGGCCGGTCCAACATCAGGTGAGAAGGAACGCGCCCTCCTGTCGATAAAGGTCTGTGACCCTGCCTGCGGAAGCGGGGCATTTCTGATTGCTGCTTCAAACAAACTTGGTTTTGAGCTGGCAAAGGTACGGACGGGTTCGTCCCTCCCCGAATTGGATACGATGCAGGAGGCACGGCGTGATGTGCTTACTCACTGTATCTATGGTGTTGATCTCAACCCAATGGCCGTGGAGCTTGCAAAGGTCTCACTCTGGATCAATGCGCTGGTGCGGGACAAACCGCTGAACTTCCTTGACCACCATGTACGATGTGGAAATTCCCTCATCGGTGCCACACCGGAGCTGATGGCGGAGGGGATCCCGGATGTGGCCTTCACACCCATCTCCGGCGATGTCAAAACGGTGGCGACCGAGCTGAAGAAGGCAAATAAGGAGCAGCGCAAAAATCAGACACTTGCTCAATGGACATATCCTGCATCCGGCGGAGGTGTTCCCGCACAGGAGTTTGCTCACCTTTCTGAATATGGGGAGGATGACCCTGAGGCTGTGGGGAAAAAGAAGACGGCATACTGCGATCTGGTCCTTTCTGACACGTATCTGCATGAACTGTTTGTGGCTGATCTCTGGACCGCAGCATTTTTCTGGCCCCTGACACCCGATACAGCCCACACAGTGCCAACAACCGGTGATCTTTCACTGGTCAGGCAGCAGGGCAAGGATTCAATGCCGGCAGATGTGCAGGCACAGATTCACCGCCTGCGAAAGGAACACCGGTTTTTCCACTGGCATCTGGAGTTCCCTGATGTATTTTCGGAAAATAATGGCGGGTTTGACTGTATACTGGGCAATCCGCCATGGGAGGTTGTCAATCTTAATGAAAAGGAATTTTTTGCATATCGTGACCCTGTTATTGCAGAATCTCCAGGTGCAAAACGCAAAAAACTCATTGCAGAACTGGTTAAAACAAACCCCAAGCTTCATGAAGAGTATATTCATGCACTGCGCCATGATCAGCTCTCAACCAAGTTTATTAGAAATTCCGGGAGGTTCCCCTTAACAGCCAGAGGGAAAACCAATACCTACAGTATCTTCACCGAGCTTGCCCGCTGCCGGATTGCGCCTCTTGGTATGGCAGGCATCATTGTCCCCACCGGCATTGCAACGGACGCGACCACAGCGAAGTTCTTTGGGGATCTCGTTGATACCCGGGGGCTTGTCAGTCTCTATGACTTTGAGAACAGAAAGAAGATCTTCCCCATTGATAGCAGGATGAAGTTCTGCCTTATCACAATGGCGGGCTCCGATGTGCAACCCGCTTCCTTTGACCTGGCGTTTTTCCTTCATACGTTTGATGACCTTGAAAATAAGGAGCGAAAATTCACCTTAACACCGGAAGAGATTGCGCTCATCAATCCGAACACAAAGAATTGCCCAATCTTCCGGTCAAAGCGGGATGCGGAGATCACGAAGGCCATCTATGAACGGGTGCCGGTACTCATCGATGAGACGAAGGGGGATACGGGCAATCCATGGGGTGTTTCATTCAAACAGGGATTGTTCAATATGACCAGCGATTCCCATCTTTTCCGGACGCGGAAGGAGATGGAGGATGCCGGGTTTGTGCTCGAGGGCAACCGGTTTGTGAAAAGGGATGAAGTGTGGTTGCCGTTGTATGAGGCGAAGATGTTCCACCAGTATGATCATCGGTTTGGGACGTTTGATGGATTTTCATCTCGTCCAATGACACAAATCCATTCACTGGATGAAAATAATTATCAAAATACCAAATCCCTTGCTTTATCTTGGTATTGGGTCCCAGCCCTAGAAGTTGACAGGCGATTTGATAGCAAAACTAAATGGATCATAGCATTTCGAAGTGTTGCCCGGGCAACTGATATTAGATCGGGCCTATTTTGCCACCTCCCCAAAGTAGGAGTTGGGCATACAGCATATCTTATGCTACTTGATAAAAAAATTGAAATTCTTCAATTATATTCAAACATTAACTCATTTGCTTTTGATTTCAATTGCAGGAATAAACTTGGGGCGATAAATCTGGGGTATTTCATTCTCAAACAACTCCCTGTATTGCCTCCTACAACATACACAACTTATCTCACCACTATCATTGCTCCAAGCGTCATCGAACTCACCTACACCGCGTGGGACCTCAAACCCTTCGCTGAAGACGTCCTCGCAGAGATCGGAGTTGAACAGTGGAACAACTGGTTCCCGGACAATCTCATCGGCCCGGACGGCGTGCCTCAGCCGTTTGTCTGGGATGAGGAGCGACGTTTTTCGCTTCGCTGTGACCTCGATGCCCTGTATTTCCACCTGTACGGCATCCCACGGGAGGATGTGGACTACATCATGGAGACCTTCCCGATTGTGAAGCGCAAGGATGACGCGGCATACGGGACATACCGGACGAAGGACGTGATTCTTGAGCGGTTTGACGAGCTTGAAAAGGAGATGGTGCGGTACTATGATAAAGAGGAGGGCCGGTTTGTTGTCCGGATGAACGCGGATATGGATGCGACTTTAGGCCCGGAGGCAGAGACGGATGTGGTACAGGGAGTCCCTGCGTTTGTCTTTAAAGGGGAGAGTGAATGTGTCGAATGGAAGACGAGTGCGTTCTGGTCGGAGATTATCCCCAAAGAGCAACTCCAGAAGAACAACACGCCCGAAGTGAAGCAACACAACACGAGGGCCTCCCATTATATCATCGCAAAGGCGATTGCCGGGTTCATGAACACCAAAGGCGGGTATCTGGTCATTGGCCTACGGGAGGCAAAGGATGGCATATCACACGAATACTGTGGCATTGAAGGGGATTATCCGAAGTGTCCGGATAAAAATCCGGATGGGTTTATACGGGCCCTGCAGGAGAAGATCCTGAAGAAGTACTTCCCGAACAGTGTGCTGTTACGGTCGACGGAGTTTCTAACCTACCGTATTGTTGAGAAAGATGGTGCACATCTCTGTGTGGTCGTTGTCCGGCCATATGATGAACCTGTGTTTATTGAGGCTAAGGGGAAGGAGGCATTCTATGTGCGGCTCAACGGGATGACAAAGGAGATTTCCAAGTATAGTGAGATTATGGGGTATTGTGGGAAGCATTTTGTTGGGAATAAATTGGACTCCTGTCTAAATAACACACAATAA
- a CDS encoding site-specific integrase, which produces MGEMKNFRFHATNESYERYLENSISKALENGTIIQDDADLIKSHVEEIESTRHITSSRAFKIAGTLATWRRFIGPYRDNTKFDLYRAIKNLKSARQENGKPYSANTIADFVRVLKRFYKWMSAEGFSCIDPKDIEKIKNPPINTMTKTAEAMLTEDEAMQILEVCQNSRDRALFSSLYEGGFRIGELANLKWKAVKFKEHHVLVNVDGKTGRPRAVPLIISRPYLAEWKNNYPGKVEEDAFVFLALNSNRPIRYRALKKQLDVLIERAGITKKVTFHLFRHSRITHLKERGLNESEIKLMMWGNLNTDMLSTYMHLSDTHLETALEAIYEIKTPSKKTKPTIAPQQCARCGALNSPTASYCTNCGMPLSGDAEYDVEELQVLLKAIPKDKVVELLSKSLMQGNPSGT; this is translated from the coding sequence ATGGGAGAAATGAAAAACTTCCGGTTCCATGCGACAAATGAGTCGTATGAACGATACTTGGAAAATAGTATCAGTAAAGCATTAGAAAATGGGACCATCATCCAGGATGATGCAGACCTTATCAAAAGTCATGTGGAAGAGATAGAGTCCACACGACACATCACATCTTCACGTGCATTTAAGATTGCCGGCACCCTGGCTACATGGCGCAGGTTTATTGGCCCGTACCGGGACAATACAAAATTCGATCTCTACCGGGCCATTAAGAATCTGAAATCCGCCCGCCAGGAGAATGGCAAACCGTATTCTGCCAATACCATCGCTGATTTCGTACGGGTCCTGAAACGGTTTTACAAATGGATGTCTGCAGAGGGGTTCTCCTGTATCGACCCAAAGGATATCGAGAAGATTAAGAACCCACCCATTAACACGATGACAAAGACTGCAGAAGCAATGCTGACCGAAGATGAGGCCATGCAGATTCTGGAGGTCTGCCAGAACTCACGGGATCGGGCATTATTCTCCTCGCTGTATGAAGGCGGATTTAGAATTGGTGAGCTTGCAAACCTGAAATGGAAGGCCGTCAAATTCAAGGAACACCATGTGCTCGTCAACGTAGACGGGAAGACCGGCAGGCCGCGCGCAGTCCCCCTCATCATTTCCCGCCCGTATCTTGCAGAATGGAAGAATAACTATCCGGGAAAAGTTGAAGAGGACGCATTTGTATTTCTTGCACTGAATTCCAACCGACCAATCAGGTACCGGGCACTGAAAAAACAACTCGATGTCCTGATTGAAAGGGCGGGAATCACCAAGAAGGTTACCTTCCACCTCTTTCGGCATTCACGGATTACCCATCTGAAGGAACGCGGCCTGAATGAATCGGAGATAAAGCTGATGATGTGGGGCAATCTCAACACTGACATGCTGAGCACCTACATGCACCTGAGCGACACCCATTTAGAAACCGCACTGGAGGCGATCTATGAGATCAAAACACCGTCAAAAAAGACCAAGCCCACGATCGCACCACAGCAATGCGCACGGTGTGGTGCATTAAATTCACCCACAGCATCGTATTGCACCAACTGTGGCATGCCACTGTCAGGCGATGCAGAGTATGACGTTGAAGAGCTTCAGGTATTACTGAAGGCCATTCCGAAAGATAAAGTTGTGGAACTGTTATCAAAATCACTGATGCAGGGCAATCCTTCCGGCACATAG
- a CDS encoding helix-turn-helix domain-containing protein: MENIRRLQHFRNASLLSTTQAAAWLGVSYWTLLRLIADERIKAIKINGRWKIPTSSLESFVFGSEIAAPTELTFTRQEIEYSEKLKHEIMGGGGDE; encoded by the coding sequence ATGGAGAACATAAGACGTCTTCAACATTTCCGAAATGCATCCCTTTTGAGCACAACGCAGGCTGCAGCCTGGCTCGGGGTGAGTTACTGGACATTGCTCCGGTTAATTGCAGATGAACGAATAAAAGCCATAAAGATTAACGGACGGTGGAAGATTCCAACATCATCTTTAGAATCATTTGTTTTTGGTTCGGAGATTGCCGCACCCACTGAGTTGACCTTTACGCGCCAAGAGATCGAATATTCAGAAAAACTTAAGCACGAGATCATGGGTGGTGGCGGCGATGAATGA